gagagagagcatttaCAAAAGAGATGATGACATGTgaagaaaaaatatctatattccaGAAGGGGAGACGAACATGCCAAAAGTAGCTATGATTATATCAGAGGGAGATATGGGAACCCTCAGGCCAATTTTCTGGTCCATAAATGTGATTTATTTCCTATATAAtgttcaaaaataatttgaactaacatttattttgttccagcttattttaatataattgtcTTGTAACATTTTGTAAGTTTAAGGTACATGTTGTCaggatttgatacatttataaattGTGAAATGATGACCACTGTAGGGTTAGTTAACTGTTCTATCACTTcccataattaccatttcttttttgtggtggtaacatttaagatttactctctaaCAACATTCAGGTGCATACAAAGTGTTATTAACCATAATCCCCATGCTCTATGTTAatccccagaatttattcattttataattgaaagtttgtatcctttgacttATATCTCCCTATTTActctgctcccccagccccttccaGCCACCATTCTaatctctgtttctatgaatttggtttttttagattccacatataagtgataccataacagtatttctctttctctctctggcttatttccctttgcataatgccctcaagatccatccatattgtgacaaatggcaagactgccttttttctcatggctaaataatattccatcatatgtataaatgtattgtgtcttcattatccattcatctacaggTAGACTTTTcgtttgtttccatatcttggctgttatgaatattgTAACATACATGGCAGTACAGATAGCTCTTTGAGGTTCtgacttcatttcctttggatatatacccaaaagtggggttgctgggtcatatagtagttctgccattaatttcttaaggaacctgTACTATTTCACATAACTgccccaatttacattcctaccaatagtgcacaagtgttctcttttctccacatcctcaccatgacttgttatctcttgtggttttgatactagccattctaacgtgtttaaggtggtatcttactatgtttttaatttgcatttccctcattaATGTTGTTGGGTATCCTTTCATGgacctattggccatttgtatatattctttggggaaatgtctgttcagttcctctgcccattttaaaattggattgtttgtttacTGTTGTTTGGATGAGTTCCTTGTATGTTtgggatattaactccttatcagctgtatgatttgcaaatattttcgcccattctgtgggttgttaTCTGTTCAGTTTGtcgattgtttcttttgctgtgaagaagctttttagttttatgtagtTCCATTtattcaattttgcttttgttgcttgtcttTTTGGTGTCAAAACCAAAAAATCATTGCTATGACCAATATCAAGGagatttttccatatattttcttctaggcgctttatggtttcaggttttaccTTTAAGTTTTTAACCCATTTCAAGTTCATTTTTATGAGTGTTGTAAAATAGGAATCCAATTTAATTCTTCTGCTTGTGGTGATTTAGTTTTCTGTCAGCACTTAATGAAGAGGCTATCTTTCCCCcactgagtattcttggctcccttgtcaaatattagctgACCATGTATTCAGGGGTTTATTTCTTGGGCCTcagttctgttctattgatctatgtgcttatttttatagcattttaaactattactatagctttgtggtatagtttgaaattaggaaaTGAGATGCTTCcagatttgttctttctcaggattgtttaggctattcagggtctttgtggtcccatacagattttaggattgttttttctattccTATGAGAAAtgccatttgaattttttttttttttttaaagattttttttttttttttatttacttatttgacagagagagatcacaagtaggcagagaggcaggcagagagagagggaagcaggcctgccgctgagcagagagcccgatgcgggactcgatcccaggaccctgagatcatgacctgagccgaaggcagcggctttaaccactgagccacccaggcgccccatgccatttgaattttgatagggattacattgaaccAATAGatagctttgggtagtatggacattttcacaatattaatatttctaatccatgaacacaggatatctttccctttgtgtctttaatttctttcctcaaagtctgatagttttcagtgtacaggtctttcaccttcttgtttaaatttattcctaagtattacTTGTTGTTGTTGGCTACTGtgaatgagattgttttctttatttctttttcagatattttgttgTTAGTGCATAGAAAggaaattgatttcttttttttcttttctttttttttaaagattatttatttatttatttatttgacagagagagagatcacaagtaggcagagaggcaggcagagagagaggaggaagcaggctccctgcagagcagagagcccgatgcggggcttgatcccaggaccctgagatcatgacctgagccgaaggcagcggcttaatccactgaaccacccaggtgccccagcaattgATTTCTTTATGCTGATTTTATTTCCTGCAACTCTACTGAATTTGCtgattagttctaacagttttttggaatttttaggattttcaatATATAAGACAGTGTTATCAATATATAAGCAGTGTTATCTGctaaatttggggttttttttttagactgaATTACTTTTATTAATATACATGTCAAGTTACTGAAATGGTGACTTCATGAGGTTTTCCCCTTAAAGATGGCACTTGCAGGTACAAAGATGCAGAGATGTCTATAGCCTTCAGATGTTTACTTGAAAAGATTCTTCAACAGCAGTTTGATACTGGGTTTCCTCATCTAGCTGAAGATTCACAAACTCTCCATAATCAAACTGATGTCTTTGATTTAGATGACTAACGAAATTTCTAGTAATCTGGCTAGGATCTCCCCAAGGAAGAGACACACAAATAGGACATGTCACAGGAACTATCTGAAATAGGTGATTACTGTTACAATGATCCAGTAAACGCTGTCTGGTAAAATTTGATTCTTGACACAAGGGACACTTAAAGGTAGGATGCCCAGAAGAACTTGTATTCTCTTGATAAGTTTCTGTGTTATCAGATGTAGATGTTTCACTCCTATTACTGTTTCCTACTGAATCTTGAGAGATCTGAAAGTTTGGAATGATAGAGGAAGATAACACTGTAGATAGTTATCTACAGATAGTTATCTACAGATAGTTATATTATAATGAAGAcaaatttacttcttccttctgaTGTAgatgccttttcttcttttctctttttctttcctccccatacctccacctcctcctcttttttcttctcctcaaccctccttctccttctccttcctggttttcctccttcttttcctttttctattccatcttctttttcccctcctcctcttcctcttccttcttctcttgctGCTGCTTCTGACTATGACTTCTGTACTGAATAGGAATGATGAGAATGCAtattcttgtctttttcctgatcttagaagaatagctttcaaactttcattactgAGTGTTGTGTTAGCTATGGGCTTGTCacatatagcctttattatggtTTAGGTACATTTCTTTGAACCCAACTTGTTGAGAAGTTTTatcatggaaatatattttttcatatagatgTTTTACTGCATTtcttgagatgatcatgtgatttctATCTTTCATAATGTGGTGTATCACCTTTATTAATTTGCATATGTTAAACCAACATTGCATCCCAGAGAtgaatcccatttgatcatggtatatgatccttttaatattcaatttaattcattttgttaatatttcaTTGAAAAAGTTTGCATCTATATTCAGTAGGAATGTTAGCCTATAGTATtcttttagtttccttatctggctTTGCTATAAGTATAATGTAGAATGCTCCCTTCTCTTCgattttttggaagagttagaGAAGGATcagcattaattcttctttaaatgtttgatggaaTTCACCAGGGAAACCATCTGTCCTGGGGCATTCTTTGTTGGGATATTCTTATTACTTATTCAATCTCCTTCCTccttattggtctgttcaaattttctatttctttctaattCCGTCTTAGTAGGTTGTAAGTTTCTGGGAATTTACCGAGTTCCTATAGTGTatttaatttgttggcatgtaattatTCATAGTACTCTTATAAACGTTTGTATTTCTTATATcagttttaatgtctcctcttttatttctgattttatttgagtcttctcttttttcttagtttagctaaagacttgtcaattttatcttttcaaaaagcagCTTTtagttcactgatcttttctattgctttcatgatctttattttatttatttctgctcctaTCTTtgttacttccttccttctgctaaattTGGGTTTACTAATGTCA
This DNA window, taken from Meles meles chromosome 7, mMelMel3.1 paternal haplotype, whole genome shotgun sequence, encodes the following:
- the LOC123946374 gene encoding E3 ubiquitin-protein ligase RNF138-like yields the protein MHYFKEHEKNQENMTPLMDLNNLPFTNPKDMDGDILLSSSIIPNFQISQDSVGNSNRSETSTSDNTETYQENTSSSGHPTFKCPLCQESNFTRQRLLDHCNSNHLFQIVPVTCPICVSLPWGDPSQITRNFVSHLNQRHQFDYGEFVNLQLDEETQYQTAVEESFQVNI